The genomic interval ATCGACCTCTGCAACTCGCAACTGTTGCTGGAGCATCGTCACGGGGTGACGAGCCCACGCCAACGACTTGCCATCACGACCGGAGATCCAATCGATATAGACGTAGAGCTCTCCTGTGTGGACGCTCGTCTTTTTCGCAATCGGGCTCGGAGGTCCGGCAAAGGAGGCGACGGCCAAGTCTCGCCATCCGTCTCCGTTGAGGTCCGCGGACACGCCGATTCGGGCAATGCAATCGTCGGCTGAACCGAGAATCTGCGGAACCGGTGTTTTATCCCAGAGCGATTTGCCATCATCAGAGCTGATGACATCGATCCCCAGATCGACTCCGTTAAGATAATTTGACGTTGGCACGACGACTTCATCGTTGCCGTCTCCGTTCAAGTCGGCGACCAGTGGCCAATCCGGTTGGTTTCGACCAACGGCATCACCCCACTCCAAGAGTAAGAGTCGATGTCGCCATCTCGGCTTGCCGTTCAGGTCAAAGGCTTCCAAAAGTGTGGCAACATACCCCATACCGGGTGCCGAAGTTTGCTGAGAGTCGACAAATCCCAAGATGGATTCGCCACCCCGTCGCATCACCACCGGTTTGCGAGCCGGCATGAAACTCAGTTTGAGCGGCGAGCCTATTTCTGTCCCTGACGCGATCTCGTATCGGTGGCACTGATCTCCCGCTTGGTAAACGATCACCCCCGATTTGCCATTATCCGAGTCATCGCTGATCCATTGCAACGGTGACGGCAACGCAAATCTCAATGGCGTCGATCCTCGGCGCACTCGGATCTCGAATTCGTAACCACCGCTTGAGGACGATCGATAGGCGCGGTGCGAATTGAAGCTGACGCCTCGGTACGAACGTTGGTTGTGTCGCTGAATACCCAGGACACCATCGTATGGCCATCGAGATCCGTAGGTCGCTGTGACGGGTGGCGGAAACATCGCACGGATCGGATCGCCCGACTTGCCACTGATCACTGCAACACACGCGTCGGCTTGGACCGCAAACTGCAGATGACATAGCAGTGCCGCGATGTCGTGAACTCCGTCGTCGTCGAGATCACCAACATCGACCAGATCCAGAACACCGGGAACCATCAGGTTTTCGCTGGCGGTGTGTGGTGCAGCGATCACGCTCTTGGCGGGCAAGCCGGCGATTTCGTAGCTGCGGGCCCAGAGTGTCTTGCCGTTGTGATCGACCGCCATCAAAGCGGCTTGCTCCGTCGCCGCCACGAGCGTATCGGACTCCCCATCACCGTCAAGATCGATCGGTGACTGCAGGGCGAGTTGTCCGTCGGTGTAGACGCAGTTGTCGTCCAAACTGCGGTGGCCGCGATTGGAATTGAGCAGATCGCCGGTGACCGCAAAGTTGACATCGGCAACGCGATCCGTCGTGACTTGGTCTTGAGGGGTCAGTGTCACGACTTGAGTGGGAATCGCAGCGACATCGAGTTGCCAGTCGTGTTTTCCTGATAAGGTAACACGCGAGAGCGAGCCGTTTTGACGTGACAGGATGGCGGGTTCGTTTTCATCGGCCACCGCGATCGCAAACGTATCATCGATCGGAACCGTCTTTCGCTCGATCGGCTGACCGGTCAAGCGATACTCGCGTTGTTGCCCGCGAGTAATCGGCAGACGTAGACGACGGCTCCATTGACCGGGCGGCGCGAGCAGCATGTCAAAATCGCCCGCAGGTAGTTTCTGATGACTCTGCATCGGGACGGTCAGTTGTATCGCACCGTCGGACAGGCTGGATTGCCCGACCGGATGGATGCTGGTCATGTAGGGGCCACCGGCGGCCCGCAATCGGAACGAACCGAGCGTGCTTTCGTGCCACGATCGCAAACCGAATAGCAAAACGGTGATCATCGCGGCGGTCGCCAACACCGTTGCCACGGCGATTCGCACACGGGATTGATGTCGACGCGTCCAGCGAACCGCACGCTCGACCAGCGAAATCTCACGTGCTCGGATCGGTCGGTCTTCACGGATCGCACGCAAGTCATCCGCCAACTCGGCGGCGGAGGCGTAGCGTCGATCGGCATCCTTTGCCATCGCTTTTTGGATCACGACGCTGAAGTCACGCGGCAGATCGTCGCGCAGCTTGTGAACGGGCAGCGGATCATCATCGCGAATCTTACTGATCAGCTTCAGTGGTTCATCGCCATCAAAGGCCGGCTGTCCGATCGCCATTTCATAGAGGGTCGCACCGAGTGAATAGATGTCGCTGCGTCGATCGACATCCGTGTTGCGAAAGTCTGCTTGTTCGGGGCTCATGTACCGGGGCGTGCCCAAGATCGCGCCGGTCATGGTCGCGCCGACGTCGAGCAAGCGTCGGGCCAATCCAAAGTCCGTCAACCAAACACGATCGTCCAGGTCGATGATCAAGTTCGCCGGTTTGACATCGCGGTGGACCACATCACGCTGATGCGCATGGTCGAGAGCCTCGGCGGCTTGGATCCCCACGCGGAGGATCTCCTCCAGCTCGATGGGGGTTTTGGATTCGTTGGCCGCAGTGATTTTCGCTGCCAAGCTTGTTCCCTCGATCCGCTGCATCGCGTACCAACTCGTGTCGCCAGTCCGTCCTGTTGCGTAGACGGGGACGATGTTGGTGTGGTGCAGTGAACCCGCCGTCTCGGCTTCGCGTTGAAATCGCTGCAGGGCTTGAGGGTCCACGATGCCAAATCGCATGACCTTGAGCGCGACCACGCGATCGAGCGTCTTTTCACGGGCCTCGTAGACGACGCCCATCCCGCCGCGTCCGAGTTCTCGCAGGATTTCATAGTCACCGATCGAATCGGGCGTGGGGTCCGCAGCGGTGGTTTGCTGCGGTGCCGCCTTCACCCCCAGCGTTTCGCCCTCGTCGAACAACTGGACGCCGTCCAAGCACGCCGCCAGACGCTCTGCGTACTCGGGATGCTCCGCCAACCATTGCTCGCGGGGCTGTGCAGCTCCTTGCTCGACGTCATGCAAATACCGCTCAAGAATTTCCGCAATTTTCTCGTCGATCGAGGAATCATCGGAGTTCTCGGACGTTTGCAAGGTGTTCATTTCTGATCGGGACGGGCGAAAGGGGGGAAATCCAGTTTAGTCGTTCAGCACGAATCGAGTGATCCATGCTATGCGTCAAGTTTCGTAGTGGGATTCGCACGAATTCCTGCTGCCAGCCCGGATTTTTCATCAGCCGCTGGCGCGATAGCGTCCGGTTCCCGAGTAGGGGCGTGAGAACCGGACGCTATCGCGTGGCGGCTGATAGGCGCAGAGAAGACTGTTGTGAGTCGCGTGACTAATCCCGTTTGCGAGTATGTGGAATTCTGGCGAATCCCATTACGAACAATAAGGAAGGGGAATTCTGGCGAATCCCACTACCACCATTAAGGAGACGGTCGGGATGGACGGCGCAACGAGGATTCTTTTCGTTTTTTCTGTGACAGGTGAACCTCCAAAGTGAGCCTGTGTCACCTGTGGGTCGGCGGACTTGGGAGGGCTTAGCAAGGGGAGTGGAGAAGGGATCATTGGTGAGGTCGGATCGAGCTGGCTCGATGACGACTAACCCAGGCTGTGAGAGATTTGGCGGTCGCTCGGTTGACTTTCGGCGGCCAAATCATTGGGCTCGTGTCATCACAGCGGTTACTCGGATGGGAGCAGCCGGACACGAAATCTCGGGATTCGATAGACCATTCGGATGAATCCCGTTTGGATAGGCCGCTTTGCGGCTTCCTGTGGAAACTTGTTTTCCAATTACTGTGAACAGATGCAGCCAGGGTTCCAGCTAGCAAACGAAACTCGAACGATTGTCGATTCACAGATCCGACCATGGAGTCGCTGGGGATGGACGGAGCAAGAGTGGTCGAGGTGAACGAGCGCAATGAAGCCGCTCGCAATCACCTGGACGCTTTTCGAGCGTTTTTTTGTGTGGCGTCCGAGAATGATCATTCTGACCCGTTACCTTTGCGGAGACAGCACGCCAGCTTGTTTTCCTACAATCGATCGTGTGCGGACGAAAACAATTCCTAAATGGGTTGATGGAAAATCGGCGATGCGTGACTTGGATCTTTGGCAATTCCTTGAGGCGACGGAGGTCGATTCGAAAATCGGATCGACCTCTGTCTCGCCGCTGGAACAACTTGCCGAACGGTCGTTGCGTCAGCGTGCCCCGTTTGTCTCGCTGCTGATCCGCTGGCTGGATTCTCCTGACGCCAGCGTGCGGCGTGCGATCTTGCTGTGCTTGGCAGGCTGTCGCGGCGTCGCGGCACGCCGTGCCTTGGTGAATCACCTCGACGACGATGACGCTTCGGTACGCCAAGCAGCTCTCGACACGATCTCGGTGACGCCGACGCGTTCTCTGTTGGTGCACGCGTTGTTCCATCCCAGGTGCGACGTCCGTCTGGCCGCGATCGAGTCGGCGACCAAACAGTCAGCGGGCATGCGAAAGAACAACGCCGATTTGCTGCTCTACCTGTTGTGTGATCCCGAGACCCGTCAGCACGCGATCGACTATTTGGCGACGTCACAGATCGATCGTCTGCCCTTCATGCTTGTCAGCGCAATGCACGCGGCGAAGTTGATCGACGATACGTTGGCTCGTCGTATCGTTTTGATGGCCGACCCCCGGATGATCATCGTCCTGTTGAGTAACTGGTCAGAGTCTGACGATATCGACTCGCCGCCCGTCATCTGGCTACTGAGTCTCTTTTGGGATCAGGATACAAGTGAGCCGGAGGCGGTATCGAATCGATTCCCAAAAGGCTTTTTTCACGCTTTGATCGAGTCGATTAGCGCCCCCACGGGGAACTGGGTTGATACCAAATTTGCACTCAGGTGTCGCGACTTGGTGCATCAACGTGGCCGGTGGAATCCTCTGGTGGCGCGTTTGTGCTTGATCGGTTTGGCGAGCAGGCTGGACTGGCTGGTGGACGATGTGCTTCCGCTGGATGTGTTTCGCGAGGTTGCGGACGAGCTGTATCGCGTCGGTATGTCGATCGCGGAAGTCCCAGTGGAGGTCGTTCGGGGCTATCTCAAATCGCCGTGGTGCCGTCGTGAATCGGGTCAGTTGGATTTGCGCGTGATCGGTGCGATCCTGCACCTCCGCCGACGTGACGGATTTCAGGTCCTGTTGAGTGAATTCAAAGTCACGCAAATCACGGCCGGTTTTGATGAGCGTCCTGCCGAATCCGCGATGCTGTTCTCCTATCCAGGGTCATCCAAAGAACAGAATGAACTGATCGAAGCCGTCTTTGCCAATCGATCCAAAGACCCGTTCGCCATCGCCATCATGTTGTGCGTGGTGCCGGCGAGCGGTTTGCGGTTTGTTGCTTCACTCACGTCAGCAGAGATGGTCAAGACGTTGCGTGAGTTGTATCGCTTGACCGATGGCGACGAGTGGTCGGTGTCCGTCAACAAGAGCGCCGCGATCGCCCATCAGTTCTGCAGGCAAATGCTGAGTGGGCAAAAATTGGATGAAATCGCATTCCGTGAGTTTCTGCAGCAATGGTTGACCGATCGATGGCTTTCCGACACTCCCATTGCCACCGTGTGGATCGATTCCGCAGACGAGCGGGTTCGTAGACGGGCGAGGTTCTCCGTCGGCGTCGACTTGGTCACCGAAGTCATCCGGTCGCTGGATAACGAATGGATCGTCGTTTGGATGATCGACAACATGACGCCGGTCACGATGGCACAGTTTCTTTCCGTGGTGCCGTACTGCAGCGGACTCTCCTATGCCTTTGAGATGACGCTGGCTCAGCGGCTGATCGATCATCCTGAACCCGCTCTCGCACAATGGGCCGCAGATCGCGTGTCTGTTCAGAACGGTGCGTCTGGCAATGCGGAAAAGGAGGCAGCGGAGGCTGCACTGGAACCAGGCTCGTCGCTGTCGCCGGCAAACCGACATATCTTGATCAACGAGTCAGCCATCCGCATGCACGCTTTGGCGGTCTCCTTGATCGGCAAACGCTGCGTCGGTGTGGTGGACGCGATTCGTGAGCGTGGATCGCTGACCACGGATGACGAACGTGTGGCTGCTTGCATTGCCCTGTTTGCGTCTGCTGACTCACCGATCGAAATCGCCACAACGCTGGTGACGCTGGGTTGCGACGATGAACGCGTTTACGCGCTCGTGGTCCCGGAGTTGATCCGGCATGCCTACCTGTCGCGTCTCGGTCCGCTAGGCTTTGCGTTGATGCATCGCTGGGAATTCCCCGCATTCTCGTTTGGACGCTGCTGCATGGC from Stieleria varia carries:
- a CDS encoding serine/threonine protein kinase, with translation MNTLQTSENSDDSSIDEKIAEILERYLHDVEQGAAQPREQWLAEHPEYAERLAACLDGVQLFDEGETLGVKAAPQQTTAADPTPDSIGDYEILRELGRGGMGVVYEAREKTLDRVVALKVMRFGIVDPQALQRFQREAETAGSLHHTNIVPVYATGRTGDTSWYAMQRIEGTSLAAKITAANESKTPIELEEILRVGIQAAEALDHAHQRDVVHRDVKPANLIIDLDDRVWLTDFGLARRLLDVGATMTGAILGTPRYMSPEQADFRNTDVDRRSDIYSLGATLYEMAIGQPAFDGDEPLKLISKIRDDDPLPVHKLRDDLPRDFSVVIQKAMAKDADRRYASAAELADDLRAIREDRPIRAREISLVERAVRWTRRHQSRVRIAVATVLATAAMITVLLFGLRSWHESTLGSFRLRAAGGPYMTSIHPVGQSSLSDGAIQLTVPMQSHQKLPAGDFDMLLAPPGQWSRRLRLPITRGQQREYRLTGQPIERKTVPIDDTFAIAVADENEPAILSRQNGSLSRVTLSGKHDWQLDVAAIPTQVVTLTPQDQVTTDRVADVNFAVTGDLLNSNRGHRSLDDNCVYTDGQLALQSPIDLDGDGESDTLVAATEQAALMAVDHNGKTLWARSYEIAGLPAKSVIAAPHTASENLMVPGVLDLVDVGDLDDDGVHDIAALLCHLQFAVQADACVAVISGKSGDPIRAMFPPPVTATYGSRWPYDGVLGIQRHNQRSYRGVSFNSHRAYRSSSSGGYEFEIRVRRGSTPLRFALPSPLQWISDDSDNGKSGVIVYQAGDQCHRYEIASGTEIGSPLKLSFMPARKPVVMRRGGESILGFVDSQQTSAPGMGYVATLLEAFDLNGKPRWRHRLLLLEWGDAVGRNQPDWPLVADLNGDGNDEVVVPTSNYLNGVDLGIDVISSDDGKSLWDKTPVPQILGSADDCIARIGVSADLNGDGWRDLAVASFAGPPSPIAKKTSVHTGELYVYIDWISGRDGKSLAWARHPVTMLQQQLRVAEVDAVRTELSNTPPGTVEIDLLIGDSTTDNELASMVLRFHPSSPDPINVAAELDVVPTPPTRENVRVYRQRSGPYLDGPQQLTLQRDEPSPRLRLGENHLIASWKSQDGRSLVACSDGTSSPLCVIDADTLETVWTYQYDPSSMLQWTPVRYSNGRVDFLQRRVGLSDSPASLIDGQSGKTRWTMPIATSGRILSAYSFDNDRSIILIGDEPMSHAVGLQPGDALILTSVSSQSGAVRWSTEFLKKAARLNRPDHLDELQFMDVNRDGVVDVIGPQSYEDSRMLYLCVWDGRDGEVLWQRPLWIDGVNTRYFVPFDIVPGEVHDHIVYLGGQDKESPTATLHWCRADNGDLIDSISAGDRNMQSDFSRDSSHQQVVLSDCTAESDHPRVAWIAREGNTCVTRVYSLAESKLVVDPLPVSAFLDDRRHLMGMWMRDINGDKIPERLFLHWGSQKEELAIQDPAVTFTCLPLDSDVPIWRTEIDYPGSITRERWTQEHDKTIVWIRFYKSHHAGIDCETGRVIYESDDEWFSERNLPHIVSSPSQHNDEIITSSADGVFITSDGPETVLPVNANIHSSPDPRRRMPMISHARSPHALSDFLSSHLRGAIFMFAIVVLPCAYLVQTLRRRRWSLSWLLLAPPVLAIAIVGWQSTWLTQSDMAVTLLYGITPWTCVGALWIAADQWRQSRVHPDRKPIINTVLALALGGPVLIAILMFYEYFSANNETVQYTLAPADLVLISLIGFGLLCNIYWCLRIPVDIARLMGRGWRRLFSTKARA